A genomic region of Capra hircus breed San Clemente chromosome 19, ASM170441v1, whole genome shotgun sequence contains the following coding sequences:
- the LOC106503281 gene encoding 60S ribosomal protein L10-like — translation MGCRPTRCYWYCQNTLNPKSDFCQGVPDAKICIFDLEQKKANVDGFPLCAHTVSDKCEQLSSKALEAARVCANNSVVKTGQRWSSHPSGVPPLPCHRHQQDVSILTKLQNKEHVTEALRRAKFKFPGHQKWEFAKFNLDKFENMEAE, via the coding sequence ATGGGTTGCCGCCCCACCCGGTGTTACTGGTATTGTCAGAACACACTGAACCCAAAGTCTGACTTCTGCCAGGGTGTCCCTGATGCTAAGATCTGCATCTTTGACCTGGAACAGAAGAAGGCAAACGTGGATGGGTTCCCACTCTGTGCCCACACGGTGTCAGACAAGTGTGAGCAACTCTCCTCCAAAGCCCTGGAGGCTGCCCGGGTTTGTGCCAACAATTCCGTGGTGAAAACAGGGCAAAGATGGTCTTCACATCCAAGTGGGGTGCCACCCCTTCCGTGTCATCGGCATCAACAAGATGTGTCCATCCTCACCAAGCTGCAGAACAAGGAGCACGTGACTGAGGCCCTGCGcagggccaagttcaagttccctGGCCACCAGAAGTGGGAATTTGCCAAGTTTAACTTGGATAAATTTGAAAACATGGAAGCAGAGTAA